The genomic DNA agccaCCATCCTCGAAAAGGGTGCAACCACAAGGACTATATGGCTCGGATCTtgactaattaattagagactctagtttagGGTAATCTTAtcaaaagggcaagaggggagatATTGATGGGGTATAGCCTGGCCCTCACTCTAATAGTTTGCACAGAATCTATATTTATTTCTGCATAAATTGAGGGTTTGTTTTAATAAATTTTGTCCGAAACAATTTATCTATCGTCGATAGCATCTATATCCGATATTTCCGTTTATCACTAACCAccgatattttttatttatcgaTAATGTACGTAAACCGTCCCAACTACTCTTATTCCTATTTGGCAACAATGTATTTTTCACAATTAACACTACTAATAAGCATCCGTTGGGAATGATACGTAGAAGATGAAAGGTAGAGCTAGGGCAGCGAGTATTTTTCAAGAAGTACTGTAGCGAGCATGGAGGACTTGAGCAAGTGTAATAATCAGTGgacaaaaaaaatatgttaatccatcattaaagcATTAAGCCACAATGTAGCACAAAATTGAAGTATTATTCACTCAAAATATATTCACCAGCACGTATGGGCCACGAATCAAAAGGCTGTGCATATACACAACATCAATCTTGGGCTCTTCCTGCTGCCGATCCATCATCGGAGCCTCTCTCAGCTGCAGCGTGGGCTCTGCGCAAAGGCGCTAACCGGGAACGACTGCGTGGACTTCTCAAGCTGGATGTTGAGCTGATCCCCGGCGCGTTGGACCTGGTTGAACCCCAGCCACGCGAATCCGGCCTGCACCCTCACGCCGGACACACGGCTGATGGATCCGGACTGGATGACCCCGGCTACACTACTGCCGTACCGAAAATGGAACCGCTTGCCGGCGACGGAGACGAAGAAGTTGCACTCGCGGGGGAGGGTAACCTctagggcgccgccgtcgtggagCACGTACGACTGGACGCCTTGTGGGAGGAGGCCCCGTGGCAAGTTGTTCTGCTCCAGGACGTCGTACACtgtcgaggccgccgccgcaactGTCCAGTTACTGGCTGAAGAAGTGGTTTCTAGGGAGGAAGCAGTAGCGTGCAGGATGGAAGccacgaggacgacgaggaggagatgCTGCTTGGCCATGGTGCTTCCTCTTGGATAGTAGTAAACAGTTACCACAAGTGTGTTTGGGCGCTGGGGTAATGACGGGAGAGGCACTGGAGTCGAGTATATATAGCCATATAGGAGTGCATACCCCGGTTAGCAGCAATGCATGCACCGACGACCTGAAGTATCTGATTTTAGTGATATTTATTTGTACGTAATTAATATTGCTCTAAAGAGGTTCACCTTCATGGTCAGGCGCCAGAGCGTTTTGCAGGAAGCTTTTTAGTAGACAGTGATTGTGAATCATAAAGCGAAATGCGTTGATGAAATGTTTCACACGTTCCAAGTTTGGCGAAATGCATTGATGAAATGTTTATTCGGAAAAATTAAGTCCAAATTAAATACCACCAATTTGGATTCATTTTGGTGCATTCATTCTCTTATTCGCATGAAAGAATGGCCTTTGCGCATCAGGAGTGGAATATTAATACGGCCGAAATAAATGCAATTAAAATTTGATTCTCTCTGGAATGGTCTTAAACTTCCTATCATTTTGGAGTAAATAACAAATTGATTTGTGCCAAATTATGCATTTATGATTTGCTACAAAACATTTTAGCTATGAAAGGATCGATCTAGATTGTgaaaaattatatttaaaataaatacaTGATGTTTAAGACATTGATAGCATTAAAACTTTGATCAaccaagtttataaaaaaatgtgCCAATTTGATAAAAGGCAATCAAATAATTGAAACCATTTTTAGTTTGTGATTTCGTTCTTCTTAGCTTTGTTTAATTTCCATAAACCTTCTCAAGTAAGTTTTAATTGAACTGGAGATCGAATTGAAGGTTAGGAATTAAAATAAAGGCAATAGTGCAGTACGTACCGTGGTTGGCGATGTGAAACATTTTTGTCGGTGTCTTCTAGGTAACTTACATTAAAAGAAAACCCGTAGCGCATCCAGGGGCTGGGGCCCCCCTACAGGGTGCATCCTCATTGGAGCAGAGCTAGGGGATGAGAAACAcgaggggagaagaagaagagaagagagaaggggtgggggaaaaggaggaagaagagttcaGCCTCGTTGAGCTGTGTTCTGGGCTCGTCCTAAAAGAAAACTGTATAATGTTGaaggatggagataaactttatactCGAATATAGTTCATAATAAGATTTAGGCcctttttatttgattttttggGAGCTTTTTAACTGCTAGCTTTTGGGATGTCCAAAACCAAACAGCTCTAAAAGCCGGAAGCGAAAAGCTCATGATAGGAAGATTTTGGCTTATCAGTTTTGGAACCACTGCGCTTTAAGAGGTCCCAATAGCCAAAGGACCAAAAGTGCTGAGAGGCTCAAAAAACAAACAGCCCCttataataaaaaattattacGGCACAGCACAAGCATTACATGGACAAATGCCGGCACACAATTTTGCCTCTAAGCACTATACGTTCTCTAGAAGGAATCAGGAGGTTTTGAGACTGAAGAAGCCAAAACCAGCGCCTCGCTATAGACAAACTTGTTCTATAGCTGAGAATCACCGTTCTTCCCTAAAATGAAACTTAAAATATGTGCGATTGCTCATGTCGAGCCCACAACTCAAACCAGGTGCCACGTTTCACACCTAACCTAGGTAACTAAGCTATGCTCGGTTTATAGCTATTATTATTACTGTTGATTAAAGTATACTGCCTGATGGCCAGATTTTTTCGAATTTTCTAAGAAAGTTACTATGTTTTTTCTAGCACGTCTCCTGAATAATGTGAGGCTAAAAAACAAGTAATCTAACATGATTCCTTTATTTAATTTGCATTCATGTCTGGTTGGTGAAACAGAACCTTATTTTTTATGGAATATTAATTCGGTAATAATAATGCAAAATGGCTAGCTGGTCACCACCATGCTATGGGCTAGTTTGGCATGGCTGTACTTTTGGCTGAAATGGTTCCAGCTGTGGATTCTTTGGTGGAGCAGTTTTTTTCGTACTAGCTTATCTAGTTCGAAAGACGTTCGGTAAAATGGCTTCTCCTGATTGTTTAAATGGATAAATTGTGAAATGACCATAATACCcttctttgtttttctcctttctttttagTTTTCCTTCCCATCTTTTTTCTATCTCTTTATTCCCCATCCTCTCTTTCTTATCCATTCTATCCGACTCTTCCCCCTTCTCTTCTCCATCATTCCACCCCCTATGCCCATGCTGCCATCGGTGTCTGCCCGCCAGGCAACATGTCGTCACCCCTCTCCCCCAACGGCCCCCCACCTCCTGCACCCCTGGTCTTCTCGTTCGGGCTGTTGCTAGCTGCCCCTACCCCTGCCCCTGCCTCCCGTTGCTTGCCGTGTCATGCCATCCTATGCCGCCCTTGTCCTCCAGCCCCGCTACGCAACTGCCATTGGTACTCTTGGTTAGCCTGCCGCCATCATCCGTTCTCACTTCCGTCTCTGCCTCTCTTGTTTGCTTCACCTGCAGGTCCCTCCCATGGACACGGATGGCAAAAATGGGAAGGAGTCATGGGGAGCGACATTTTTGGGCTCCGGCTCAGCGGGCTTCTGGAGGCTCCACCCTCCTGCCGTTTGGTTGTGCTTcgggtggagttggtggagaagCACCTCCCGAAGCACTGCAAAGGGGGCTATGTAAACACAACTCATCACCACCCATAATTCCTTAGAGTGTTTTTGGCATGACTGCGTGAAACATACATACAACGGATAATGCTACCAAACAACTCCATGAGGAGCGGTTTTTGGATCGGATGATTTTGGACAGTAGCATCCCACGAACCAAACACGCTATTATCCTTTACCAGTATTACAAATAAAGTTTTGCTCCGGTAGTCCTCTCCATGAAAACTATAAGAATCTCAAAGCAAACAattgataattttaattaatttccTGTCAATCCACCCGATTACCTCTAGTCCTTATCCTTCCCCGTTCTGATGAGCATTTCACATTTTTGTTCTCCATTGTGACATCTCGTGTGCGGCCGCGGTGGCAGTGCCATCACTAcgccagaaacgatttgtgctaGCACAGGCAAATTAGCGTGCTGGTGGGCAtgattggcacccgccagcacaaagcttcGTCAAGCTGGCGGGGaagcacccgctagcacagtgGCCACTATGCTGACAGACAACGCAAGCAGACGCTAGCACAAATCGCCCCATCTGTGCTGGGGTGGGCTTATgtggcccgccagcacagaagcCATTGTGCTAGTAGTTGACCTAAGCccaccgccagcacagatggggtgATTTGTGCTGACGGTTGGCTTAtgtcgcccgccagcatagagCCCGCCATAAATACAcctgttcatcttcttccctaGGCAACCTTCCATTCggagcttgcccgagaggagctcAAGAAaattacatccatggttcaattgattctcatttagggtaatatagaattggtttttattatattttccctacttattaattattacatccatagtttcaATTAATGAAtttgattgaattaatatataattgagtttgtttttttcattcttcttaTGAATTATTACATCCTAGGTTGAActgctcgggaaaagctccaaaaacaccaatCTAAGGGGGGAAGTTTTGCTCTTAATTTCTCTAAAGGAGGTGGTTacataaggtgagtttgtgccattccaacctttttcaacttctatccatcatttctagcttcattagctttggggtaatatagaattgtttaattgagtttcatttagggtaatatagaattgttgTCATTAAATTTCTTGCTACTTATTAGTTAATACATCAATAATTCAATTTAGTTTTTggaatagctcattaaattagttaatataacatagaaatcttgtcataggttgttaaagatggataaaagagcatggatgtatggcatacggagGCATTCACCTACTTTCATATCAGAGGTAGCGAAGTTTGTGGAGGCTACGAagaagcacgctcgcatttgcaagacaaaccAAATTCATTGTCCATGTTTTAAGTGTAGCAACaaaattgtatgggaggataatAATGTCAttaagaggcatttgataaaatGAGGTTTTGTGGATGGCTACACAATTTGGTCCTACCATAGAGAGGCAGAAGGTATTTCCAACAATACATACATCAATACTGGTTGTGATGAAGTGGGTGTTATGATGCAAATGACAATGATCATGTTATCATGGATGATGATTAcgaccgtggagatcaaaatcATCATCAAACAGATGTGCATGTGGAACAACAGGTGGAcgaggaacgtgatgttgatatggaagACATGCTCCACCATATTGGCCGAAAAGTGTTGCTTGGGAGTgataaagggttagagaatttcgagaTGCTCAAGAAGGCAGCACAGGACCGTATGTATGTGGGATGTGAGACGGAGTGGACAATGCTATGTTTCGTCCTTCATctcctgaaggctaaatttggctggtcagacaatagtttcaatgatctcatTACTCTGCTGGGCAATTTGCTCCCAAAGCCAAattttgtgccaaaaaacacatacgaagcaaaggagattatcaatccattgaaaaTGCGTGTGTAGAGAATATACATGtgcaggaaccactgcatattgtaccACGGTGAGTACACAatattggaaaagtgtccaaattgcgatgctagccgtTACAAATGTAATGCCGATTTCTGTGAGAACTGTGCCGGTTCCTCAatcgggaataagaggaagatgTGGTACACAACAACTCAGCGCAGAGTcctgccttggtgatgtggtacttgccggtGGTGGACTTTCTGAAgtgtttgttctcaaacccaaagactGCTGAAATGATAACATGGCATCCTGATCGCCCAGTAAAGGATGACGGAAAGCTTTGACATCATTCCGATGCTTgccagtggaggaccttcgatgccaaACATCTAGAGATTTTAGATGTCAAAAAGGAATGTACGGTTCACATTGAGTACAGATGGCATGAAtccgtttggtgaaagaagcagcacACACAGCACATGATcagtgctgatgaccatatacaaccttccaCCATAGCTATGTCACGAGAGGAAGTTCCTTTTcctaaccattctcatacaaggccTGAAGCAGCCTGGCATCAACATAGATattttccttgagccattgatggaagataagcagaagctttgggaagatggggttcggatgtgggatgagtacagacaCGAGCACTTCACACTCAGGGCActtatctttgttaccatcaatgattgtcCCACCCTATTTGCCCTGACAGGTtaggtaaaaggtaagacaacATGAGTAGTTTGCTTGGATGGAATATCATCtgtgtaccttaagggatctatgaagacagTGTTCATGATGCTTCTTATTGAAGACACGCATATACCACAAGATGGAGAGCTTCTTCGATGGAACCAATGAGAATGACTTTGCTCCAAAACCAGGTActggtaaaatagtatttgaaacgTGCGAGAACGTTAGGTTCAAACTTGGTACGAAGTCATTAGGTGATGCTAATAAGTCGTGAAGGGAAAAGAAGTAAGCTGAAACTACAGATGTCGCAGACATGCCGtttaagaagatgtctatcttctttaagtatttgccGCATTGGTGAGAGCTGGCGGTGtgccatgccattgatgggttgcatcttcagaagaatgtgtttgatagcaccatcggattcttgggcttatcaggcaaggcaaaggacaAACTAAAATCATGAAAGGATCTTGTTGACCCTCAAATTAGGCCAGAGCTCCACTTGTAAGAAGTACCTAATGGTAAGCATTACCTTCCcccggctagctacaacttaacaccagaTGAGAAATTAGCCATGTTCAAGTGCTTGCTCGGGTTGAAAGTGCCAACCGGATTCTCATCAAACATCCGgtcactagtctcattgaaggacatgatgcttgccggctataactctcatgattgccatgtgatgatcACAGTTTTTCTCGCTATTGCGATCTGGACTATCAAATCAGTATTCGTGAAGATGGTTATCACACGGATATGTTACTTCTTCAACGTGATTTCCCAAAAAGTGATTGAGTGTGTTGAGGTGGCTAGGCTTCAACTGTTTGTGTTGGGAACTCAGACCCCGCTCGAGATGTGCTTCCCTCCATCCTTTttgatatcatggaacatctcatggtccacatggtccagcaaataactgaactaggGCCTATGTACTTCTATTAGATTTGGACATACGAATGGTTCATGTcgactctcaatggatacatgagaaacaaggcCTTTCCAAAGGGTAGCATGATCGAGAGCAACCATACAGAAGTGAGTGTTGATTACTGCATAGATTACAAAAAAGATAAGAGAGCTATTGGTTTACCGGAATCTCGGCACGAGGGCGGGTTGTCCGGAAAaggtaccattggaatgaaaagattcataGACAAGGACAACCAGCAATTGGAGAAAGTGCATTCAAGCATTCTACAATAGCTTGCATTAGTGGAGCCCTTCAtcgagcaacacctaaatgaggTCTGTGGACAAAGTAATGGTCGCTCGAAGGATTGAATCATCAGCATCTATTTGAAGGAAATGCCACAGAAGATGTAACATTGACCAGGTTGGCGTCTGGGccatcaagcaatgtcacctCATGGGAAGCAgatgaaattaatggatacacattttataccaccGCAAAGGACATCAAAAGCGTGGCTTATCAAAATAGCAGTGTTCGCATAGAGGCAATTGATACATCCGGAAAGAATATAActtattatggtttcatagaggaaatatgAGAACCTGACTATGGAGAGAATATCCAGATCCCCAtctttcggtgccaatgggtcaaACACCCAAATGGCATTATAGATGAcaattatgggttgacacttgtagacCTAGCCAATGTAGTTTAGAAATATGTCGCATAGGTATTCTACACAATAGACCCTATGAATGGAAAGAAGCACATTATTGTCTCCGAAAAATaaaggatccttggagttgaaggtccactggacattgaggattacaatcAGTATGAGGAATTGGACCTTTTCAAAGACCATGAACGAAGAATCAAGCGTGTTGAAGCAAACATTGATAAATCCATGAAGCCATGGTACGTACTGGCTGTGAAGGAAGAAAGGATAAATTACATTTATTTTCTCTTATGTTATTTGACTAATTAATATTCttgtaagacttattaattatcttgtaagACTTTATTAATGTCTACtagactttattatcttgtaactTACTGCCAGCATAAGAAAATGGTAGGGGTACATCCAAgccacaatacaatataaccagtTCTAATAATAGTGCAAGTTATTACATCAATAATTAAAGGTCCTAgggagaacaagttcaaatgcataagaaaagggtagcagtacaaccatgcatgttacatatttcatcaTACTCCAGTTCGCAtccttagatatggaatatAGTTAATGTCTCCAATCGTCCCGTCcaaaacttcatcaaaataagtgaGAGTAAGGATGAGTGCACTCTCTTTCACTTCACATGGACGACCTCATACATTACTATAAATGAAGAACATTGGAGACGTTAACTGATGTGGCCTGTAGAAAGTGAGATCATTGAGAACATTAAGACCATCGGGATGGCCTATCCTGGTGACAACTAGGTGAGGTCTACATGCCAATTATGTACTTGAAAATAGAGACGTTTTCTTTGCATATTTGGTCG from Setaria italica strain Yugu1 chromosome VII, Setaria_italica_v2.0, whole genome shotgun sequence includes the following:
- the LOC101770492 gene encoding uncharacterized protein LOC101770492, coding for MAKQHLLLVVLVASILHATASSLETTSSASNWTVAAAASTVYDVLEQNNLPRGLLPQGVQSYVLHDGGALEVTLPRECNFFVSVAGKRFHFRYGSSVAGVIQSGSISRVSGVRVQAGFAWLGFNQVQRAGDQLNIQLEKSTQSFPVSAFAQSPRCS